The proteins below come from a single Gordonia pseudamarae genomic window:
- a CDS encoding response regulator transcription factor gives MADNSGVAGADKARVLVVDDEDNIRELLQVSLKFQGYDVVTAANGPAAIDACRTFAPDVLILDVMMPGMDGFGLLRRLRADGVEAPALFLSARDTVEDKINGLTIGGDDYVTKPFSLEEVVARLQVLLRRSGVTEQSKKSSRITFSDIVLDDETHEVWKAGELVSLSPTEFTLLRYFMVNAGTVLSKPRILDHVWNYDFGGEVNVVESYVSYLRRKLDNGDKRLIHTLRGVGYVMREPRD, from the coding sequence ATGGCGGATAACAGTGGTGTGGCCGGGGCGGACAAGGCGCGGGTGCTGGTCGTCGACGACGAGGACAACATCCGCGAATTGCTGCAGGTATCGCTGAAATTCCAGGGATACGACGTGGTGACCGCGGCCAACGGCCCCGCGGCGATCGACGCCTGTCGCACCTTCGCCCCGGACGTGCTCATCCTGGACGTGATGATGCCCGGGATGGACGGCTTCGGGTTGTTGCGCCGGTTGCGCGCCGACGGGGTGGAGGCGCCCGCGCTGTTCCTGTCGGCCCGCGACACCGTCGAGGACAAGATCAACGGCCTGACCATCGGCGGCGATGACTACGTGACCAAACCGTTCAGCCTCGAAGAGGTGGTGGCACGACTGCAGGTGCTGCTGCGGCGCTCCGGGGTGACCGAGCAGAGCAAGAAATCCTCGCGGATCACCTTCTCCGATATCGTGCTCGACGACGAGACGCACGAGGTGTGGAAGGCCGGCGAACTGGTGTCGCTCTCGCCGACCGAGTTCACGTTGCTGCGGTACTTCATGGTGAACGCCGGGACGGTGCTGTCCAAGCCGCGCATCCTCGACCACGTGTGGAACTACGACTTCGGCGGTGAGGTCAACGTCGTCGAGTCGTACGTGTCGTACCTGCGGCGCAAACTCGACAACGGCGACAAGCGCCTCATCCACACGCTGCGCGGGGTCGGCTATGTGATGCGGGAGCCGAGAGACTGA